One Argentina anserina chromosome 6, drPotAnse1.1, whole genome shotgun sequence genomic window, AAATGTTTGATCAAACTGGGAGCTAGTTGGTCCACGTGCCTTTTATCTATCTTTGGATAAATTCGTCCATATCTGCCTACCTTGTTTCATTACACGTACtcatcatttatttatttttgtccaAAAATGACTTGTCATCTCCTAAtttacataaaataatatatgtgtGACACGATCTTTCCTATGTGTCATTGTAATGTGATTACTGATTAGGAAGGAaggtttcaaactttcaatatTGGGAGATTAGGAAAATTACCGCTCGTAGTGAGATGTCTTGTAACATGAACTTAAGCTTAAGCTTAAAGGTTTCTGTACAAACAACTTATTTTGATTGACAAAGGGGTGCCTAGCAAAACCTCAATGTTGGGTTAAAAGACAGTTGACTGTTGACCAATTTCATGTGAGTATGGAACAGTGGAATCAATTAGCTATTATTGTTAGCTTTCTGTTATCTTTTCGATgctaaaattttcttttagtaATGACACTTAATGTTCAATTTGTGTgatgtaaaagaaaaaaagacaaTATCACGCCGGTGGACAATATAATAGATGGCTGATTATAAGATTTACTGCATGTATTTAGATTCTGATCAAACTGACTAATCATTAGTTAGTTGTTCAAAAGCAACGCTAAAGAAGATTCTTAACATGTAATTTTATCCACTTTTGGATAATATTAGAATGTACTAATTGACTCACGGTTAGATTTCAGTTAAGACCAAATTATGAACAAATCGTTTCTCCTCTTGTAATATTAATGTTGTCCTCCCAAATCATCGCTACACATCGATAAAATGTATTTGACGTTTGCGTAACTCAATTTAAGTTTCCCGTGCTTAATGATCGACAATAAtagacaaaaacaacaaaaaccaaGAAGGCATGGAACTTGATTAATCTAATAAAGCACGACAAGTGTGTGTAAGCGTGTTCTTCCCATTTTTGAACAACTTTTTCTTATCCAAAACTTAATTTTGATTAAGAAGTTAAATCCAATCACTTACCTTTCTAAGTTTCTATACATTAACCTAGTTAGAAGCATTGACACCATCATTGAGTATCCCATACTAATCAGATGAGGACACCCACACcgcatcaccaccaccaccaccctgCTTGTCTTTTTCTACCTTAATTGTTCGTACGAAGATTAGAAGAAAGAGCTTATCCATTTCCTCCATATTATAAAACGCAGAGCAATCAACGTTTTCGGTTCATCAGAATTTTTCACATACACTCCAccaaaatcaaaaataaagaaagtcCAACTCTTCCAAACACTTCAAGCCAAACAACCCCATTTCCCCTCTAACTAGCTAGCTTCAATCCTTCAATGGCGTCCAGGATGACCAGCTTCCGCTCCAAACCCAACTACCTCTTCCCCACCCACAACCCTATTCGCAACTCCGACGGCGTCTTCGAGTTCGACGACGGCGAGCTCTGGGTCAATCCTTCCAACGCTTCCAGCCACCCGTCCGAGTCCAAGAAGATCATGTCCACCATCCCCAGAGAGCCCAGGAGGAAGATGATGGCTGATCAGAAAGGCATGACTACTTCCGTGACGTCGGCGTCGGTGCCGGTCAACATTCCGGACTGGTCAAAGATATTGAAAGAGCAGAGGAAACAGAGAGACGTGAGCGATGAAGATGGGAACGAGGACGGTGAAGAAGACGAGAGGGTTCCGCCGCATGAGTACTTGGCCAGGAACAGGGGAGCTTCGTTTTCTGTGCACGAAGGGATAGGGAGGACTCTGAAGGGGAGAGACTTGAGGCGCGTGAGGAATGCGATTTGGAAGCAGGTTGGGTTTGAAGACTGATCGTCAAGAACAGAGAAAGGTAACGAGAAAACAGAGACTTGGGGTattgggatttttttttttgtagggaggtgaaagaaaattttaaaactagGTCAATGACTATGATCTTGGGGTGGGGTGGTTGTTGTAACATTTTAATTTAACCTTTGCTGTCGGgtaattatttgttttttttttgttttttgcatATTCGGTTGGTTAATTTTGAGTATGAAGTCGATCTTCTGGGATTTGTGTTGGGTGCCTGTGTTTTATGAGAGGACCTGATCGATCATGAATCATGATGCATGTAGACTCTGACAGCTTTGAGTATGTAGTAACCGAGCCAACAATGGTATTGATCATTTTGGGTTTGTGAAGATATATGATTGACATTCTCTGTTGTTTCTTTCCTTATTTCGTCTTCTACCCCAGgttgtcattttgatgaggatgatgatcaaCACCAATACACCATATATCATCAttccaaaaaaattaaaaaaagaattataaAGAATATCATCATTTGCAATATTTTTTGAGGTTGATGCTCCGGTTTCTGATTTTCTATGGCTTAATGGAAACTGCATTCGAATGTCATGTGCAATATTCCTGTTAACAATTTGATGATGAATAAGTAATGTGGTACAAAATTATGTACGAAATTTTCGTTGAGAATTTGAATCACACAATTTCGTTTCATCTAACGTTATCCAACACAAATGGTTTGTGTATTGCAACTTGAGTGTCTGGTACGCATTAGTTTATATAACTTTATCTTTCGGTCCTTCCCACATCTTAAACCTGATTAACAACAGACTTACCATCTAAATACTTTTTGTACGAATGTCGAAGAAAAGTGAGTGTTCTCATCCAACACCGAATattattgttaaaaaaaattaaaaatgatgCAGGAAACTTCATTAACTGTTCCCGGCTAATTTTGAGGTAAAATTGATATGAAAAAAAGAGTTGATGTCTTGAAGCATGATAAAAGAAGATGGAGCTTGGTTAATGGTGGGTAGGGTTGGTAGGTAGAATAGCTACATAGCAACAACAAGAAGCCTTTAAGTAGAATCGAAGCTCATTGGGATGACAAATGCTCCTAATTGGTGTTCAATGGGAAATTAACCACTTGTTTCCATATTGGGTCGTTTTTAGTTATTTTCTTATTGTATGCTAACATAGGGTCATAGAAAGTGTGTATTTTGTGGGCAAAGACTCGTAGTAATGTGTTGCCATGATTCATCAGAATGTCTACATACATATCACGTATGACTCCATAAAAATGATTCAGAAGACTAGGTAAAAGTTGTATTCAAACACAACCTATgacatttgattttttttctttatgacaaaaaagaaaacataaaaaatatatgaaaaatctCTAGCAACACTCTCACTCAATTAATCCAAATAAAACACTTGAGACACAGTGAGGGGAGACAATTTTGTCAAACACCAATCAAACGACCATacaattaatcaaaattagCAATTCTATCACCCACACAACTAGTTAGTTTTTTCTAAATAcgtgtaaaataaataaaagaaaaagaagagtgAGCTTCTAAATATCTTCGACCAAATATTTGATCCTCTAAGGCACCTCTACTTTATGAAAAGCAATGTCCATGAGTGATTTAGAATCTCCTTCAACCAAAGTTGTATAACTAGCAACATGTAAGCATCCCTATGACATTTGGTTATGAGTACTTCATTTTATAGTTTTTGGATCTTGAAAAATTTACATCAAGCTATACGAATGACTACGTAGTTTGAGAATGAGCTTTCATGTACTTAGTTACAACTGAACATAATATATGAATAAATTATATGTATGTACATTGTTCGTCATAGTATCATCACATCATCAATCGCTTTTCTTCGGTTAGAAATATCagtatgtgaatcatgtcctAAAGGTATTTCGCAattttcattaattataggactAAGAGCAGCCTTTCGCCCttaattttagaaaaaatttGGTGCCAAACATAAATATATCTTTGTGTCCAAAATTCGTTTGCCCTGAAATTTTTATCATCTACAAACTGCCAAATCCCACAGCAAGGTATAGGTTCACTATTTTTCAACCTTTTGTAGACCTTTCCCATAAACAATCCAACTTTTCCACATACTTATAAAGGATATGTATTTGCTGGAAAATGACAAACAGCTTATCCAAATTTCATCCTTGACCAAATTTGGCAATCTAAATTTTCTAGTGCATCATCAGGAAAGGAAATGCAGTAAAGACTAAATTAAATAGCTCTGGGTAAATCCAACGAACTTGAATTAATTTATAGCTATCAGATTTGCAAGTTAGTAATGAATCACCAGAAACCAGAGGCGCTACTTGAATTCTTCTCCCCCTGTTGTGTAGTTTCcaaatttccatttgttacGTCTTTCATTcccaattattattttatgttgcGTGAAAATTAAGATCAAGCCTAATTTCTCACTTAAGCTTTCTTGCTTTCACTTCTTCATGATGGCTGATTATAATTTATGGGTTTCATTTATTTATGGTGAAGAAATAAAGCAGCAATTTGGTTGGTTagaccaaaaagaaaagaaaagaggagGGCTAATGAATTGTGAAGATATGTCTGCTAAAAGATGTGATTGACATTGATGTATTGAAATTGATAGGATTTGTGACAGTAttgtttgtttttcgattacaTATGAAGGTTGCAGTCTTATTTCCACCTCAAGACCTGTATCACTGTGAAGATATAACTCgacacagatatatatatatatatatatatatatatatttatgagaTAAGATATTCAATGTCTCATAACCGCTCACACAGATC contains:
- the LOC126799811 gene encoding uncharacterized protein LOC126799811; the protein is MASRMTSFRSKPNYLFPTHNPIRNSDGVFEFDDGELWVNPSNASSHPSESKKIMSTIPREPRRKMMADQKGMTTSVTSASVPVNIPDWSKILKEQRKQRDVSDEDGNEDGEEDERVPPHEYLARNRGASFSVHEGIGRTLKGRDLRRVRNAIWKQVGFED